In Deltaproteobacteria bacterium, the genomic stretch TGTCCAAATCTGCGGAAAGCACTGTTGCAATGACCTGCGTTTCATTGTGATAATTTTCGGGAAATAAAGGACGGATGGGACGGTCGATAAAACGGGAAGTGAGAGTTGCCATTTCAGAGGGTCTTCCCTCTCTCTTAAAAAATCCACCCGGGATTTTTCCGGCCGCAAATGTTTTTTCGACATAATCAACGGTTAGCGGAAGGAAATCGACATTTTCTTTTGGTGTTTCTGAAACGGTTGCGGTGACCAAAACGATGGTGTCTCCATATCGAACAACAACGGATCCACCGGCCTGTTTTGCCAATTCTCCGGTTGAGAGGGTTAAGGTTCTGCCACCAAATTCTGCTTTTACTGAATGGTCCATGAGGCACCTCCTGATTTTATTTCGAGGAATTTGAGTTGAAGAGGGTTTTGAATTAAAGAGTGCTGATAACTAGTAACAACAGAGGTGTAACAAAGGACACCTCGATTTTTATCAATTATCAGAGCTCTTTCTAGCCTTTATTTTCTTAAACCCAAATCCTCGATGACTTTTTTATAACGCTCCACATCGGACAACTTAAGATAATTCAAAAGTTTGCGCCGTAATCCAACCATTTTCAACAGGCCGTGCCTGCTGGCATGATCTTTTTTGTGGGATGCGAAATGTTTATTTAATTCTTCAATGCGCTGGGAAAGAATAGCTACTTGGACTTCCGGTGAACCGGTATCCCCGGTATGCCGTTCAAATTTGCCAATAATTGCCTGCTTTTTTTCTGTATTCAGTGACATGGGTGGGGACCCTAGCATGAGAAATTCAATGGTGTAAAGCTGTTTTTTGGGAACGGACCATAGACTATGGACTATAGACCATGGACTACACCCCTGAAAGTCAGCCTGTGGAGGCATGTTGGGCCATTGTTTTTAATTTCTTTATAATGTTGTTTCGTTGCATATCCCTTATGTTTCGCGAAACCAAATTGTGGAAATTTTTCTCCCAAACGAATCATCAAACGATCCCTTGTCACCTTGGCTACAATAGAAGCGGCGGCGATGGAAAGACTCAGACAATCTCCTTTGATAATTGGTTTTTGAGGAATCGAAACTGAAATTTTTTCACGCCCATCTACCAACACAAAATCAGGATTGATGGAACAGGATTGAACCGCTGTTGTCATCGCTTTGAGAGAGGCCCTAAGAATATTGATCCGGTCAATTTCATTCGCCTCCACCAAGCCGACACCAACTCCGATTGCTTTTTCAAGGATCAAATCATAAAAATAATCTCTCTGATTGGGGGTTAATTGTTTGGAATCATTGACACCGGAAAAGGTCTCTTCTTCCCAAGGTAAAATCACACAGGCGGCGATAACGGGACCGGCAAGACAACCTCTCCCAGCCTCATCAACACCGGCGATTTTGGGGTATCCTTGAGATTTTACTTGCACTTCAAATTCAAGAAGGTTTTTAAAAACTTCTGATTTGTCATTCCCGCGAAAGCGGGAATCCAGTGTTTCATTACTGGTTCCCGACTTTCGTCGGGACGACGTCTGGATCCCCGCCTTCGCGGGGATGACATTGTTGGATGTACCTTTAAGAAGGTTGCGGCTCCTTGGGCTCCGCTTTTTCTGTGACAAAGCGCTCCTCCCCTTCAATACGAGCCTTACGTCCGGATAATTTTCTCAAATAATAAAGGCGTGATCTTCTGACTTTTCCTTTTTGGATGATTTCTATGTGATCGATGATGGGAGAATGCAGGGGGAAAATGCGTTCCACACCCACTCCGTAAGAAATTTTTCGCACGGTAAACGAGGCGGCAGAACCAGCTCCTCTGGAGCGCAACACAACACCTTCAAAGGCCTGCAAACGTTCCTTCTCCCCTTCTTTAATTTTGACGAAAATGCGAACCGTGTCTCCGGGACGGAAATCGGGAATCCCCTTTTTGCAATAAGCTTCTTCTATTTTTTGGATTAAATTCATAAAAACTCCTCGAGAGTATCTCATTAAATGGTGTCATCCTGAACCCTTCGCCATTATTGTCATTCTGAGCGGAGCGAAGAATCTGCTCGCGCTCAGGGTAAACTCCGTGAAGGATCTACTTGATAAAAAAATGGATTCTTCGCTTCGCTCAGAATGACAGGCCCATAAAACGATTCACAAGATATACTCTCATTTTTTAGTGGGCGGACTATTAGCCAGTTTAGTCTTTTTTGCAACTTTTATTTCCTTTTTTAGTAAATCAGGACGCCTTTCACGGGTGATGCGGATCGCCTCTTTACGCCGCCATGATTCAATTTCCTTATGATGTCCTGATAGAAGAACATCCGGCACCTTTAAACCTTCAAATTCGGGAGGGCGTGTGTATTGCGGATATTCCAGAAGTCCCTGTTGAAACGATTCCTGAAAAATGGAAACTTCATTCCCCAAAACACCGGGCAAAAGCCGTACGACTGTTTCCAAAACAACGGCAGACGCGACCTCTCCACCATTCAAAACATAATCACCAATGGAAACTTCTTCATCCACTCTCAAGTCAACAACCCTTTCATCAACCCCTTCATACCGGCCACAAATTAAAATGAGTTGCTCTAACTGCGACCAATCCTCTGCCATCTGTTGATTAAATAATTTACCGCGCGGGGTTAACAAAACAGTACGCGATTTTTTTTCTTTTGGAATGGCATCAAGGGCTCTCACCAAAGGCTCTGGTTTTAAAACCATCCCTGCACCTCCACCATAAGGAATGTCATCAACACGATGATATTTATCGGTGG encodes the following:
- a CDS encoding polyribonucleotide nucleotidyltransferase, which encodes MDHSVKAEFGGRTLTLSTGELAKQAGGSVVVRYGDTIVLVTATVSETPKENVDFLPLTVDYVEKTFAAGKIPGGFFKREGRPSEMATLTSRFIDRPIRPLFPENYHNETQVIATVLSADLDNEPDILAMIGASSALMLSSAPFLGPIAGICVGRVEGKFVVNPTPRQMEESDLDIIV
- the rpsO gene encoding 30S ribosomal protein S15, whose translation is MSLNTEKKQAIIGKFERHTGDTGSPEVQVAILSQRIEELNKHFASHKKDHASRHGLLKMVGLRRKLLNYLKLSDVERYKKVIEDLGLRK
- a CDS encoding ribonuclease HII, yielding MDSRFRGNDKSEVFKNLLEFEVQVKSQGYPKIAGVDEAGRGCLAGPVIAACVILPWEEETFSGVNDSKQLTPNQRDYFYDLILEKAIGVGVGLVEANEIDRINILRASLKAMTTAVQSCSINPDFVLVDGREKISVSIPQKPIIKGDCLSLSIAAASIVAKVTRDRLMIRLGEKFPQFGFAKHKGYATKQHYKEIKNNGPTCLHRLTFRGVVHGL
- the rplS gene encoding 50S ribosomal protein L19, with the protein product MNLIQKIEEAYCKKGIPDFRPGDTVRIFVKIKEGEKERLQAFEGVVLRSRGAGSAASFTVRKISYGVGVERIFPLHSPIIDHIEIIQKGKVRRSRLYYLRKLSGRKARIEGEERFVTEKAEPKEPQPS
- the trmD gene encoding tRNA (guanosine(37)-N1)-methyltransferase TrmD; its protein translation is MYFEILTIFPKFYESCLKVSLLGKAITSCKIKVNLHNFRDYATDKYHRVDDIPYGGGAGMVLKPEPLVRALDAIPKEKKSRTVLLTPRGKLFNQQMAEDWSQLEQLILICGRYEGVDERVVDLRVDEEVSIGDYVLNGGEVASAVVLETVVRLLPGVLGNEVSIFQESFQQGLLEYPQYTRPPEFEGLKVPDVLLSGHHKEIESWRRKEAIRITRERRPDLLKKEIKVAKKTKLANSPPTKK